The proteins below are encoded in one region of Planctopirus limnophila DSM 3776:
- a CDS encoding ABC transporter permease, translating into MSLLIGALTMGLMLSLLAMGVLISFRILAFRDLTVDGSITLGGAVAGMLIAQGYSPILSTFAAMLCGALAGSVTGILATRLKINGLLSGILVMTALYSVNLRVMGKSNIPLMNETTLFSMVQSWAKSEDRWTFLIWQAPLQDVFVLLQLCVMIPLVALIVWAYFQTEHGLSMRATGDNPDMIRALGVNVDWMTVAGLGLSNGLVALSGALLVQYLGFADVQMGIGMVVLGFASVIIGESLVRSRSLGLLLIGAIMGSLLFRLLVAIALRWGLNPNDLKLVTALFVLAALVLPMVLARISRPGKTQTLEVAPDA; encoded by the coding sequence ATGAGTCTGTTGATTGGTGCACTGACAATGGGGCTGATGCTTTCCCTTCTGGCGATGGGAGTGTTGATCAGTTTCCGCATTCTGGCGTTTCGAGATCTGACGGTCGATGGTTCGATCACTCTGGGTGGGGCTGTGGCTGGGATGCTGATTGCACAGGGGTATTCCCCGATCCTTTCGACGTTTGCCGCAATGCTCTGCGGAGCGTTGGCCGGGAGTGTTACGGGTATTCTGGCCACCCGGCTCAAGATCAACGGGTTGTTATCAGGAATTCTGGTGATGACCGCACTGTATTCGGTCAACCTGCGTGTGATGGGCAAAAGCAACATTCCGCTCATGAATGAGACGACGCTCTTTTCGATGGTTCAAAGCTGGGCGAAGAGCGAAGATCGCTGGACGTTTCTGATCTGGCAGGCACCGCTGCAGGATGTTTTTGTACTGCTTCAGTTATGCGTCATGATTCCACTGGTGGCTTTGATTGTGTGGGCTTACTTTCAGACCGAGCATGGCCTGAGCATGCGGGCCACTGGCGATAACCCGGACATGATTCGTGCTCTGGGAGTGAATGTGGACTGGATGACGGTGGCGGGTCTGGGACTCTCGAATGGATTGGTGGCACTTTCGGGAGCACTGCTGGTGCAGTATCTGGGCTTTGCCGATGTGCAGATGGGGATTGGCATGGTTGTGCTGGGGTTTGCGAGTGTGATCATTGGCGAATCGCTGGTTCGGAGCAGAAGTCTGGGTCTACTGCTGATCGGTGCAATCATGGGGTCGCTGCTGTTCCGACTGCTGGTGGCGATTGCTTTGAGATGGGGGCTGAATCCCAATGATCTCAAGCTGGTGACGGCCTTGTTTGTTCTGGCCGCTCTGGTGTTGCCCATGGTGCTGGCCCGCATTTCCCGACCTGGCAAGACTCAAACTTTGGAGGTCGCTCCGGATGCTTAA
- a CDS encoding ABC transporter ATP-binding protein: MLKLVDLKKTFHPGTPNEVRALQGVSLTIEEGSFVVVIGTNGSGKSTLLNAVAGTFLVDQGKIELAGQDVTGWPEHRRAKFIGRVFQNPYMGSAPHLSIAENLALSARRGDFRGLNWALKRRQLEELQQRVREMGLGMENRLTNLIGSLSGGQRQSLTLLMASLKRPDLLLLDEHTAALDPKSADQVIQLTENLVRKQKLTTLMVTHSMQQAATLGDRLIMMVRGQIRYDFQGAAKKRLTPEAILSKFEEVRRMDLLDESAAELLRQRYV; the protein is encoded by the coding sequence ATGCTTAAGCTGGTCGATCTGAAAAAGACATTTCATCCGGGAACTCCGAATGAAGTCCGTGCTCTGCAGGGGGTGAGCCTCACGATTGAAGAAGGTTCATTCGTGGTGGTGATAGGCACGAATGGTTCGGGGAAATCGACATTACTCAACGCGGTCGCAGGGACGTTTCTTGTCGATCAGGGAAAGATTGAACTGGCAGGTCAGGATGTAACGGGTTGGCCGGAACATCGCCGGGCGAAGTTCATCGGCCGGGTGTTTCAGAATCCTTATATGGGGTCGGCACCGCATCTTTCGATTGCCGAGAACCTGGCTTTGTCGGCAAGACGTGGTGATTTTCGTGGCTTGAACTGGGCATTGAAGCGGCGGCAACTTGAGGAACTCCAGCAGCGAGTGCGGGAGATGGGCCTGGGAATGGAGAACCGCTTAACGAACCTGATTGGCAGTCTTTCGGGAGGGCAGAGACAATCGTTGACTTTGCTGATGGCAAGCTTGAAGCGTCCTGATCTGTTGCTGCTCGATGAACATACGGCTGCGCTGGACCCCAAGTCGGCTGATCAGGTGATTCAACTGACGGAGAATCTTGTCCGTAAGCAGAAGCTGACCACGTTGATGGTGACGCACTCGATGCAACAGGCGGCCACGCTGGGCGATCGGTTGATCATGATGGTGCGTGGGCAGATTCGTTACGACTTTCAAGGGGCTGCGAAAAAGCGACTGACACCCGAAGCGATCTTGAGCAAGTTTGAGGAAGTTCGCCGGATGGATCTGCTCGATGAATCGGCTGCGGAACTTCTGAGACAGAGATATGTGTAG
- a CDS encoding STAS domain-containing protein: MQITPQPHGDLLELKLSGRLDAEWADLLKSAIQDALRRGSHALLLDFTEVHYVSSAGLSVLVNAHQKYQEIRGFFGIGGLTGPVEEVVRLTGLSKLLLCDPETARKSHAGAMATVHLPVGIKSTSAADYEVYDLETLGPVEWECLGKPDDFDSLPIVANPANSWEMSAHDFAIGLGAFSQDSSAAGSGAAGSQTGELLAAAGVVAIQPAGGATRPDYQILQGGYSPRPQLLYGLRCSGEPRWLLRFDQDDREEFLPLYRLTESALETAGSEAALILVLAETSGLVGATLRQSPTAPVVGNSRFEHPGVRDWLAWTPQREHGESLVVAVGVVASVSRLANDSPLKPFLRPLANESDLWGHFHAAIFPFRPFKKRLLDWGQFIPGLFESGTLQGVMHLVNDDRPIIGAGDSEFIRGACWVGPLAAERGISR, from the coding sequence ATGCAGATAACTCCACAACCACATGGCGATCTTCTGGAGCTGAAGTTGAGCGGGCGGCTCGATGCCGAGTGGGCCGACCTGTTGAAAAGTGCAATTCAGGATGCGTTGCGTCGTGGTTCGCATGCTCTGCTGCTCGATTTTACCGAAGTCCATTATGTGAGTTCGGCGGGACTTTCCGTGCTGGTGAATGCTCATCAGAAGTATCAGGAAATTCGAGGTTTCTTCGGTATTGGCGGTCTCACAGGCCCGGTCGAAGAAGTGGTACGACTCACAGGGCTGTCGAAGCTTTTGTTGTGTGATCCCGAAACTGCGCGAAAGTCGCATGCGGGGGCTATGGCGACAGTCCATCTTCCCGTGGGAATCAAGTCGACCTCTGCGGCTGATTACGAAGTGTACGACCTCGAGACATTGGGGCCCGTCGAATGGGAATGTCTCGGGAAGCCTGATGACTTTGATAGCCTGCCCATCGTGGCGAACCCGGCGAATTCCTGGGAAATGTCGGCGCACGATTTTGCGATTGGTCTGGGGGCTTTTTCGCAAGATTCATCTGCAGCGGGCTCAGGGGCTGCAGGCTCGCAGACCGGAGAACTCCTGGCGGCAGCGGGTGTTGTCGCCATTCAGCCAGCCGGTGGGGCGACACGGCCTGATTACCAGATCCTGCAGGGCGGGTATTCGCCCAGGCCTCAATTGCTGTACGGACTTCGATGCTCTGGCGAGCCACGGTGGCTCTTGCGATTTGATCAGGATGATCGAGAGGAGTTCCTGCCACTTTATCGGCTGACTGAAAGTGCCTTGGAGACAGCCGGGAGTGAGGCGGCTTTGATATTGGTTCTGGCTGAAACCAGTGGCCTGGTGGGTGCCACATTACGGCAATCGCCAACGGCACCTGTTGTGGGAAATTCTCGCTTTGAACATCCGGGGGTTCGCGACTGGCTGGCATGGACACCACAGCGCGAGCATGGGGAGTCGCTGGTGGTGGCCGTGGGTGTGGTGGCGAGCGTCAGCCGATTGGCCAATGATTCGCCACTGAAGCCATTCCTTAGACCATTAGCAAATGAGAGCGATCTGTGGGGGCATTTTCATGCGGCCATTTTCCCATTCAGGCCATTTAAGAAGCGATTACTGGATTGGGGGCAATTTATTCCGGGATTGTTTGAAAGTGGGACTTTGCAAGGGGTGATGCATCTGGTGAATGATGACCGTCCGATTATCGGGGCTGGCGACAGCGAGTTTATCCGCGGTGCCTGCTGGGTAGGTCCTCTGGCTGCAGAGAGGGGGATCTCGCGATGA
- a CDS encoding polysaccharide pyruvyl transferase family protein, producing MQRRDFLKNVAALGTACALSRPDRNLTAGAWAAPSKNSRPKILLRSSWQTVNIGDIAHTPGVLHLLEQHYPEAEVGLWPSSVKDGVHELLMARFPQLKIVQSRDEITAALTDYDFLLHGSGPSIVGAKEIDRWVNETQKPYGIFGVTLGTFDEATLKRVNNARFTYFRDPVSLDRARANGATCPIMDFGPDGAFAVDLANQPAADAFLTARELTPGEFICCIPRLRYTPYWLIKNQPFDEKKHARNESMAEHDHAPLRDAITQVVRQTKAKVLLCPEDRSQMKVGKELIFDKLPEDVRPRVVWRENYWLTDEALSVYRQSLGLFGLEMHSPIMCIGNGIPAIVGRFEEQTSKGTMWNAIGLKDWLFDFDQPAQLAQLSETVVSLVKDPLAAKEKAATAQKLVAAKQQAMVEQLKTTVAAST from the coding sequence CTTGCGATCTTCCTGGCAGACGGTGAACATCGGCGACATTGCCCACACGCCTGGCGTCCTGCATCTCCTGGAACAGCATTATCCCGAAGCCGAAGTCGGCTTATGGCCCAGCAGTGTCAAAGATGGTGTCCACGAGCTCCTCATGGCTCGCTTCCCCCAACTCAAGATCGTGCAGTCACGCGATGAAATCACCGCCGCACTCACCGATTACGATTTTCTGCTGCATGGCTCCGGGCCATCCATCGTCGGTGCGAAAGAAATTGACCGGTGGGTCAACGAAACTCAAAAGCCTTATGGCATCTTTGGCGTCACTTTAGGAACCTTCGACGAAGCTACGCTCAAACGGGTGAACAATGCCAGGTTCACATATTTTCGCGATCCCGTTTCTCTCGATCGAGCCCGTGCGAATGGTGCCACTTGTCCCATCATGGATTTCGGGCCCGATGGAGCCTTTGCTGTCGATCTGGCCAACCAGCCAGCCGCCGACGCGTTTCTAACCGCCCGAGAGCTCACTCCCGGCGAGTTCATCTGCTGTATCCCCAGGCTTCGCTATACCCCTTACTGGCTCATCAAGAATCAGCCCTTCGATGAGAAAAAACATGCCCGCAACGAAAGCATGGCCGAGCATGATCACGCCCCGCTGCGTGACGCCATCACTCAGGTTGTGCGTCAAACCAAAGCCAAAGTTCTCCTCTGCCCCGAAGATCGCTCACAAATGAAGGTCGGCAAAGAATTGATCTTCGACAAACTTCCCGAAGATGTCCGCCCACGTGTCGTCTGGCGTGAGAACTACTGGCTCACCGATGAAGCCCTGAGTGTCTATCGGCAATCGTTGGGCTTGTTCGGCCTCGAAATGCACTCGCCAATCATGTGTATTGGCAACGGAATCCCTGCCATTGTGGGCCGGTTTGAAGAACAAACCAGCAAAGGGACCATGTGGAATGCCATTGGTCTCAAGGACTGGCTCTTCGACTTCGATCAACCCGCTCAACTCGCCCAGCTTTCAGAGACCGTCGTATCTCTCGTCAAAGATCCGCTGGCTGCCAAAGAAAAAGCCGCTACAGCCCAGAAACTGGTCGCCGCCAAACAACAGGCCATGGTTGAACAACTCAAAACGACCGTCGCTGCATCGACCTGA